The following proteins come from a genomic window of Ictalurus furcatus strain D&B chromosome 14, Billie_1.0, whole genome shotgun sequence:
- the LOC128618307 gene encoding protocadherin gamma-A11-like — MDIITMFWRIQLALRRLLILLLCVGFQPIIDAQVRYSIPEEMQPGSLIGDLSKDLGLSIGRIKSGRTRIVTEEINDLVHFQPDKGILSVKKRIDREELCGQTSPCSFSFEVVLENPMELFSVTVEILDINDNSPAFSTKEIILDISESSAVGAQFILGGAIDPDVGINTLQRYSLKPTSHFSLKEQTHSDGSKYAEMVLNRPLDREQQAEVKLTLTAADGGSPPRTGTVSIRVIVQDANDNAPIFTQAVYKASVVENSARGTLVAIVLATDEDEGMFGHVTYYLDQISHAGQVFSLNPNNGEIRIEGEVDFEKIKQYQLNVIAKDTGSLSNSCKVIIEVIDINDNIPVIALTSFSNSIPEDSPPETTVAIINVKDADSGKNGLINCTISRSVPFKIKSSLVNYYTLITDGILDREAVSEYNVTITAADQGTPSLYSNKILLVRVTDVNDNKPVFDQNVYSAFIPENNSPGFSIISIHASDADSNQNARISYYLEDMQLNGEPLSSILSINAETGVVYTLRSFDYEKIKMLQFYVNAQDGGTPALSSSAQIKVQIQDQNDNAPQILYPVQTGGSVVAEMVPRSADVGYLVTKVVAVDVDSGQNAWLSYKLQKTTDRALFEVGLQNGEIRTVRQVTDKDAVKQKLTVVVEDNGQPSRSATVNVNVAVADTFPEVLAEFADFTHDKEYNDNLTFYLVLALAAVSILFITCLVVIISVKIYRWRQSRMYLQSHLPVIPYYPPRYADSVGTGTHQHLYNYEIYRTTDSRKENVTFSEPNSQSLMSVYSAGADTLPKERFDSDDSEVSNTLVS; from the coding sequence ATGGACATTATTACTATGTTTTGGAGAATACAACTGGCGCTTCGAAGGCTGCTCATTCTGCTTTTGTGTGTTGGTTTTCAGCCTATAATTGATGCTCAAGTTCGATATTCAATACCGGAGGAAATGCAGCCTGGATCTCTCATTGGTGATTTATCAAAAGATCTCGGATTAAGTATTGGAAGAATAAAGTCTGGTCGAACACGTATTGTGACCGAGGAAATCAACGACTTGGTGCATTTCCAGCCAGACAAAGGCATTCTCTCGGTGAAAAAACGCATAGATCGGGAGGAGCTCTGTGGACAAACGTCTCCGTGTAGCTTCAGTTTCGAGGTGGTTTTGGAAAACCCAATGGAATTATTTAGTGTTACGGTAGAAATACTAGATATTAATGATAATTCCCCTGCGTTCTCGACGAAAGAAATTATCTTAGATATAAGTGAATCTTCTGCAGTAGGAGCGCAGTTTATTTTAGGCGGTGCGATTGATCCTGATGTAGGTATAAATACACTTCAACGCTACAGTCTAAAGCCTACTTCGCATTTTAGCTTGAAGGAACAGACACATTCTGACGGCAGTAAGTACGCAGAGATGGTGCTGAATAGACCACTGGATAGAGAACAGCAGGCGGAGGTGAAACTCACTCTGACCGCGGCTGATGGTGGCAGCCCTCCGCGTACCGGCACAGTGAGTATACGCGTCATTGTGCAAGATGCAAATGATAATGCGCCCATCTTCACACAAGCCGTTTATAAAGcttctgtggtggaaaactcAGCGAGAGGCACTCTTGTTGCTATTGTCCTTGCCACTGATGAAGACGAAGGAATGTTTGGCCATGTAACGTATTACCTCGATCAGATATCACACGCTGGCCAAGTGTTTTCACTGAATCCTAATAACGGAGAGATTCGAATTGAAGGCGAGGTTGATTTTGAAAAGATCAAGCAATATCAGTTGAATGTAATCGCCAAAGACACGGGTTCCCTGTCTAATTCCTGTAAAGTCATTATTGAAGTAATTGATATAAACGATAATATACCAGTTATAGCCTTGACCTCTTTTTCAAACAGTATTCCCGAGGACTCTCCACCAGAAACCACTGTagccatcataaatgtaaaagaCGCAGATTCGGGGAAGAATGGGCTCATAAACTGCACCATTAGTAGATCCGTACCGTTCAAAATTAAGTCATCTTTAGTAAACTATTACACTCTGATTACAGATGGTATTTTAGACCGGGAAGCAGTTTCTGAGTATAATGTAACCATAACAGCAGCTGATCAGGGCACTCCATCTttatacagtaataaaatattactaGTTCGAGTCACTGACGTCAATGATAACAAACCTGTTTTTGATCAAAATGTTTATTCTGCATTTATCCCCGAAAACAATTCACCTGGCTTTTCTATTATTTCGATTCATGCAAGTGATGCAGATTCTAATCAAAATGCTAGAATATCCTACTACCTCGAAGACATGCAGCTAAACGGCGAACCATTATCTTCTATTTTGTCTATTAATGCTGAGACAGGCGTTGTATACACGTTGCGCTCGTTTGACTACGAAAAAATCAAAATGTTACAGTTTTACGTGAATGCCCAGGACGGAGGCACGCCAGCTCTGAGTAGCAGCGCACAAATCAAAGTTCAAATTCAGGACCAGAATGACAACGCGCCTCAGATTCTGTATCCAGTACAAACTGGTGGCTCTGTGGTGGCTGAAATGGTGCCTCGTTCAGCAGATGTGGGCTATCTTGTCACGAAAGTGGTGGCTGTGGATGTGGACTCTGGACAGAATGCCTGGCTCTCATATAAATTACAGAAAACGACAGACAGGGCGCTGTTTGAAGTGGGCTTACAGAATGGAGAAATAAGAACTGTGCGTCAAGTCACCGATAAAGATGCTGTGAAACAGAAGCTCACTGTTGTAGTGGAGGACAACGGACAGCCCTCTCGTTCAGCTACAGTCAATGTTAACGTGGCGGTGGCGGACACTTTCCCTGAAGTGCTCGCCGAGTTCGCTGACTTTACACACGACAAGGAATACAACGACAACCTGACATTTTATCTAGTCCTGGCATTGGCTGCAGTCTCAATTCTATTCATAACATGTTTAGTAGTCATTATATCAGTGAAAATCTACCGATGGCGACAATCTCGCATGTATTTACAGTCCCATCTTCCAGTGATTCCGTATTATCCACCGCGTTATGCTGACTCCGTAGGCACTGGAACTCATCAGCATTTGTATAATTATGAAATCTACAGAACCACTGATTCCAGGAAAGAGAATGTTACATTTTCCGAACCAAACAGTCAGAGTCTAATGAGCGTTTACTCTGCTGGAGCAGATACTCTCCCAAAGGAGAGATTCGACAGTGACGACTCTGAAGTAAGCAACACCTTGGTGAGTTAA